A single region of the Mugil cephalus isolate CIBA_MC_2020 chromosome 4, CIBA_Mcephalus_1.1, whole genome shotgun sequence genome encodes:
- the barx1 gene encoding homeobox protein BarH-like 1: MQHPLDMGAHYYPPEVHPDHRTHRYRSFMIEEILTDHPEHKVSAPAGELLKFGVQALLSARPFHSQLVLKGDQTSLLKFPMSPLSCSLGSPLGSPLLSAGPGLQVGVASHHLPLDLHLRGKLEHGGDGGSKTKKGRRSRTVFTELQLMGLEKRFEKQKYLSTPDRIDLAESLGLSQLQVKTWYQNRRMKWKKIVLQGGGLESPTKPKGRPKKNSIPTSEQLSEQERSAADTDRQSEGSSSHLENTQEE, translated from the exons ATGCAGCATCCTTTGGACATGGGAGCGCATTACTATCCTCCGGAAGTTCATCCAGACCACAGAACTCATCGCTACAGGAGTTTCATGATTGAGGAGATCCTGACCGATCACCCGGAGCACAAAGTGTCGGCCCCGGCCGGGGAGCTGCTTAAATTCGGAGTACAGGCTCTTCTATCCGCCCGGCCTTTCCACAGCCAACTGG TGCTGAAAGGAGACCAGACGAGCCTCCTCAAGTTCCCCATGTCGCCCCTGTCCTGCTCGCTGGGCTCCCCGCTCGGCTCGCCGCTCCTGTCCGCGGGCCCGGGCCTGCAAGTCGGCGTGGCGTCTCACCACCTGCCGCTGGACCTGCACCTCCGCGGGAAGCTGGAGCACGGAGGCGACGGAGGCAGCAAGACCAAGAAGGGCCGCCGGAGCCGCACCGTGTTCACGGAGCTGCAGCTCATGGGCCTGGAGAAGCGCTTCGAGAAGCAGAAGTACCTGTCCACCCCCGATAG aataGATCTCGCCGAGTCTTTGGGTCTCAGTCAGCTGCAAGTGAAAACGTGGTACCAGAACAGAAGaatgaaatggaagaaaatt gtgctgcagggaggaggcCTGGAGTCGCCGACGAAGCCCAAGGGTCGCCCCAAGAAGAATTCCATCCCCACCAGCGAGCAGCTCTCCGAGCAGGAGCGGTCGGCCGCGGACACCGACCGTCAGTCCGAAGGCTCGAGCTCGCACTTAGAGAACACTCAGGAGGAATGA